A single region of the Triticum dicoccoides isolate Atlit2015 ecotype Zavitan chromosome 2B, WEW_v2.0, whole genome shotgun sequence genome encodes:
- the LOC119366882 gene encoding uncharacterized acetyltransferase At3g50280-like produces the protein MEGDGVQILSRRMVKPERHASSRPPEPETVRLTPWDLPRVTVEYLQKGVVLPKPPAGGAHAVEHLASSFSRALARFYALTGRFAVSPVASADARPGLTISISCGDEGAEFVHAVAPGVAVADISGPLRVIPRVVWSFFPLNGMLGVDAAVDPSLPLLAAQVTELADGVFVAMSLNHCAADGETLWDLFNAWSEISRSGGATGGEDIPTVPKRWFLDGCPVPIPLPFAKVEDMARPFERPPLQECSLRFSPESVKKLTAKANAETVAGGGTATISSLQAVAAHVWRAACRARALAPDQETTCSLAVGCRTHVKGMPQGYVGNAAAGAVGKAAAGDILGDGRLGRAAWLLNRAVAAVDEASVRAELAAWPANPSFKYLADFSRAAMVASGSPVLDVYGNDFGWGLPVAVRSGAGNKVDGLVSVYEGRDDGGGRGGMELEVCLAPGALARLVADQELMVASAQ, from the coding sequence ATGGAAGGCGACGGCGTCCAGATCTTGTCCCGGCGCATGGTCAAGCCGGAGCGCCACGCGAGCTCGCGGCCGCCGGAGCCCGAGACCGTCCGCCTTACGCCATGGGACCTGCCGCGGGTCACCGTGGAGTACCTGCAGAAGGGCGTCGTCCTGCCCAAGCCTCCGGCCGGTGGCGCGCACGCCGTCGAACACCTCGCGTCGTCCTTTTCTCGCGCTCTGGCCCGCTTCTACGCCCTCACCGGCCGCTTCGCCGTCTCGCCGGTGGCCAGCGCCGACGCTCGGCCGGGCCTGACGATCTCGATCAGCTGCGGCGACGAAGGAGCAGAGTTCGTCCACGCCGTGGCGCCCGGGGTCGCCGTTGCCGACATCTCCGGCCCGCTCCGCGTCATCCCGCGCGTGGTCTGGTCCTTCTTCCCTCTCAACGGGATGCTCGGCGTGGACGCCGCTGTGGACCCCAGCCTGCCGCTCCTGGCCGCGCAGGTCACCGAGCTCGCCGACGGCGTCTTCGTCGCCATGTCGCTCAATCACTGCGCCGCCGACGGGGAAACGTTGTGGGACCTTTTCAACGCGTGGTCGGAGATCAGCCGAAGCGGCGGCGCCACCGGCGGAGAAGATATCCCCACGGTGCCCAAGAGGTGGTTCCTCGACGGCTGCCCCGTGCCGATCCCTCTCCCCTTCGCCAAGGTGGAGGACATGGCCAGGCCGTTCGAGCGCCCGCCGCTGCAGGAGTGCTCGCTCCGTTTCTCTCCGGAGAGCGTGAAGAAGCTGACGGCGAAAGCGAACGCCGAGACGGTGGCCGGCGGTGGCACCGCCACCATCTCCTCGCTGCAGGCCGTGGCCGCGCACGTGTGGCGGGCCGCGTGTCGTGCCCGTGCGCTCGCACCGGACCAGGAGACGACGTGCTCGCTCGCCGTCGGATGCCGGACACATGTGAAGGGCATGCCGCAGGGCTACGTGGGCAACGCGGCCGCGGGCGCCgtcggcaaggctgccgccggcgaTATCCTGGGAGACGGGCGGCTGGGCCGAGCGGCGTGGCTCCTGAAccgggcggtggccgcggtggacgAGGCGAGCGTGAGGGCCGAGCTCGCGGCGTGGCCTGCAAACCCCAGCTTCAAGTACTTGGCCGACTTCAGCCGCGCGGCGATGGTGGCCAGCGGCTCGCCGGTGCTCGACGTGTACGGCAACGACTTCGGGTGGGGCCTGCCGGTGGCCGTCCGGAGCGGCGCCGGGAACAAGGTGGACGGGTTGGTCTCGGTGTACGAGGGCAGGGATGACGGCGGGGGGAGAGGCGGCATGGAGCTGGAGGTGTGCCTCGCTCCTGGCGCGCTCGCCAGGCTCGTCGCCGACCAAGAGCTGATGGTCGCGTCAGCACAGTAG
- the LOC119366883 gene encoding 21 kDa protein-like, whose product MSRRHLVLLPCLLLLLAGAASASSPPKASRAEAEGYVRRCCRATSYPRACERSLVPRAPAVGLSPRRLAQAALAAAADAARNCSAYIGSPSSSSSSYASSKGKGKGGAMGDCAETVRDAADLLKQSAAELGGRVGRASSPRFAWCLSNVQTWASAALTDAETCLDSLATYAGAGAPREDVRRRVVAVEQAAGIALALVNRLQPARRPAAAVHHQ is encoded by the coding sequence ATGAGCCGgcgccacctcgtcctcctcccctgcCTCCTCCTGCTCCTGGCCGGCGCCGCGTCGGCGTCGAGTCCCCCGAAGGCGAGCCGGGCGGAGGCGGAGGGCTACGTGCGGCGGTGCTGCCGGGCCACGAGCTACCCGCGCGCGTGCGAGCGGAGCCTGGTGCCGCGCGCGCCGGCCGTGGGGCTCAGCCCGCGCCGGCTGGCGCAGGCGGCGCTCgcggccgccgccgacgccgcgcgCAACTGCTCCGCCTACAtcggctccccctcctcctcctcctcctcctacgcgTCGtccaaggggaaggggaagggcgGCGCCATGGGGGACTGCGCGGAGACGGTGCGCGACGCGGCGGACCTGCTGAAGCAGTCGGCCGCGGAGCTGGGCGGGCGGGTGGGGCGCGCCTCGTCCCCGCGCTTCGCGTGGTGCCTCAGCAACGTGCAGACCTGGGCCAGCGCCGCGCTCACCGACGCCGAGACCTGCCTCGACTCCCTCGCCACCtacgccggcgccggcgcgcccCGGGAGGACGTGAGGCGCCGCGTCGTCGCCGTCGAGCAGGCCGCCGGCATCGCCCTCGCCCTCGTCAAccgcctccagcccgcgcgccgccccgccgccgccgtccaccacCAGTAG